CCGCACATGAGCTGACGCAGACCCTGAGCCAACCTCTCGTAGTAAGTGTAAAGTCCGAGGGCACCAGCCGGGATCTTCTCGAACTCTTCATTGCCAAGTTCCAGGCGGAGGTGATTCGCCGTCACGAAGATTTCATCTTTGGTATTGCCGAAGCGCTCAATGTAAACGGGGAGCTGGTTGTTGTTGATGGCAATGCCGATTGTCTTTCCAACCATGGCAGCTGCGATCGGCGCGCGGGCCATGCCGACCAGCTTCGCGTAGGGAGCGCCGAGAGCGATGGCTTTGAAGATCTGGTCTTCGAAGGTAAACCCACCCGCAAAGGCGATCGCCGGAACATATCCACCCTTATCGGCGATCTGCTTTGCATATTGATAGGTAAGGGTGTGGAGTTCGACCGGTGGGACGCCCCACTCGTTCATCATCCTCCAGGGGCTCATCCCGGTGCCTCCCCCGGCGCCGTCGACGGTGAGCAGGTCAATCTTGTACCTGGAAGAGAAGGCAATGGCACGGGCCATATCGGCGGGACGGTAGGCGCCGGTCTTCAGGAAGACGTGCTTGGCTCCCGCTTTGCGCAATTCTTCCACTCTCTTTGCGAACGATTCTTCGGTCACCATGCCAATCCGGGAATGTCTCTCGAACTCTTTGAAGGCGCCACGCTGGAACGCCTCGATCACGTGCGGGTCGGTCGGGTCGGGAAGGACGATGTAGCCACGCTCGTAGAGGATCTGAGCTTTCTTCAGATCGTTGATCTTAACCTCGCCGCCGATATCCTTCGCCCCCTGACCCCATTTCAATTCGACGATCTGAACACCAAGTTTCTCGATGGCATACTCCTGAACACCCAGCCTAGTATCTTCGACATTCGCCTGGACGATGATGGCGCCGTAACCGTCGCGCATGAAATCGGTGTAGAGCTTGACCCTTCGTTTCAGGTCCACGGTATCGACGACTCTTCCATTCTTGATGGTCGCCTGGGGGTCCATCCCCACGACATTCTCGCCGATCGTCAATCCTGTCCCGGATAGAGCGGAACCGATGGCCAACCCTTCCCAGTTATTCTTGGCGATATTGGTGGAACCGATGCCGGGAATGATCCACGGCAGGCGGAACTTGACCCCGTTGTCATGCCCGAAGTGGACTTCCAGGTTGACAGCCGGAAAGACAGCGCGGTCTGGGTCGGGGGCGACGCCGTAAGCCCCCACCGCTGTCCCCATGATGTTGAAATGGGAGTAATCGACCGGATAGACCTTTTCGGCAGCGGTCGTGATGACTCCGAACGGCTGCGGATAGATGACTTCATGGCCCCGATAGGCAGATTTACCGATCTCGCACATGCCGATGCAGCCATCGACACATGTCACGCACATCCCGGAAATGGGGGTGATCGACTCTTCCGTTCGGTTCTTGGTGAGAGTTGCGGCTGATGAATTTATTCTCGATAGTGACATGGTGTTTAGCTCCTTTCTCTAATCTTTCTTGATTTCACAGGCAACGCACGGTGCCATGTAACACATCATATCGTCGAACTGCGGCTTGTTGACGCATGGCGGGCTCAGGTTGGCACAGCCGCCGCAGATGGCCCTTTCAGGGTCTGTGAAAGTGCACCGGAGCTGACAGGCCGGGCAGACGTACATGCATCCGCCGCATAGGCGGCAGACTTCTGATTTTGCATCGAAGGGTGTCCCGAGACTCCTCTGCTCCCCTCTTCCACGGAACCCGATGGCTCCTGCCATCATCTGCTCTCTGCACATGCGGATACACAGCCCGCAGAGGATGCAATCTTCGTGTTCCTGCCGGAATCGTTGTTGCCGCACTTCATGCGCCGAGGCGAGATCCTGAATAATCTTCGACTGCGGGCAGGAGGCAAGCAGAAGCTCCAGTACCATCTTTCGCGCTTTGAGGACTCGCGAAGAGGCCGTCCTGACCTTGAGTCCTTCCTCCACAGGATAAGTACAGGAAGATACCATCCTTGCCCTTGGTCCTTCTCCAATCTCGACGACGCAGAGCCGGCAGGCTCCGTAAGGGGTCAGCCCATCCATATAGCAGAGCGTCGGGATGGGAAACCCCAGGAACTTCGCCGCTTCGAGGACCGTCGTCCCTTCCTCGACGGTAACAGGCAATCCATTTATTGTCAGCTTTATCATTATTGCTTCCTTTCCTCAATCTCATTAACCTGTCTCCACGGCGTCGAACTTGCAAACGCTGAAGCAGGCACCACACTTGATACATTTGGCAACGTCGATGATGTGGAGTTTCTGTTTATCACCGGTGATCGCCCCTTCCGGACAGGCTCTTAGGCAGACCATGCAACCGTTGCAGTTCTCATTGATGAAGTAGGTGATGAGCTCCTTGCAGACACCAGCAGGGCATCGATGGTTCTTGATATGTTCCTCGTATTCGTCGCGGAAGTAGCGAATGGTGGAGAGGACCGGGTTTGGTGCCGTCTGTCCGAGACCGCACATGGTTGTATCTTTCACGACATTCGCCAATTCCTCGAGAAGCTCCAGTTGTTCGACCGTTCCCTTCCCCGCCGTGATGTCGTCCAGGATCTCCCACATCCGCTGCGTTCCCTTTCGGCAGGTGAAGCACTTGCCGCAGGATTCATCCTTCAGAAAGTTCATGAAGTACCTGGCAACATCCACCATGCAGGTGTTCTCGTCCATGACGATCATCCCGCCCGACCCCATGATGGACCCGGCTTCCGTCAGGCTATCGTAATCGATGGGAAGATCGAAACGGTTTGAGGGGATACAGCCTCCTGAAGGACCCCCGGTCTGCACCGCTTTGATTTTTCTCCTGCCGACCGGGCCGCCGCCGATATCATCGATGATCTCACCGATGGTGATTCCCATCGGGACTTCCACAAGACCAGTATTTTTGATCTTGCCTACAAGACTGAAGATCTTCGTACCGGAATTTTCTTTCGTCCCGACTTTGGCAAACTCCTTTGCTCCCATCTGGATGATGATGGGAATGTTCGCCCAGGTCTCCACGTTGTTGATGACGGTCGGTCGCCCGTTGAGGCCTCGCTGAACTGGATAGGGAGGACGCTGACGCGGTTCGCCCAGCTTACCCTCGACCGATCTGATCAGAGCGGTTTCTTCGCCGCAAACGAAGGCGCCGGCTCCCCTTACCATCTTGATGTCGAATGAAAAGCCGGTGCCGAGAATATTCTCGCCGAGCAATCCGAGTTCATGCGCCTGGCGCAAGGCAATCGTCAGATGCTTGATCGCCAGAGGATACTCATTCCGGACGTAGACGACCCCCTCCGATGCACCTGTGGCATAGGCACCAATCATCATCCCCTCCATGATGCTGTGGGGATTCCCTTCGAGGACGCTGCGGTCCATGTAGGCACCAGGATCTCCCTCATCGGCATTACAGATGAGATACCTGCCATGACCGTTCGCCTGCTTTGCCAGCATCTCCCACTTCAACCCCGTGGGGAAGCCTGCACCGCCTCGGCCGCGCAGCCCCGAAGCCTTTACCTCTTCAATGACCCATTCCGGGTTTTTCTTCTCCACCACTTTGGCGAAGGCAAGATAGCCGCCGTTCTCGATGTAGTTCAGGATGCGGATCGGGTCAAGCTTCTCGTTGCGGGCGATGATCGTGCGGACCTGTTTCTTGAAGAAAGGCATATCATCCTGCTTCTCAATCTTCTTTCCCGTCTTCAGGTCAACATAGAGCAAATCCTCCAGAACATCGCCCCTCACAACGGCTTCGATGATGCGCACCATGTTCTTCATGTCGACTTTGGGATAGAAGATCCTTCCCGGCTCCACGAGGACGGAAGGCTCCATCTCGCAAAAACCATGGCAGCCGGTGATCCGGAGATGAACGATCTCGGTGAGCCCCTTTGCCAGCAGTTCTTTCTTAGCTACACGGATAATGTCATTGGCGCCGCTCGCCTGTCCGCAAGTTCCAGCATTGATGATGATGGTTGGAATGGTGGAAGCTTTACTGGAAACGATGCGGTTCTGCAGTTCCTTCAAATCGTTGATAGTATTTAGTCTCAACATGACCGTCCCTTCTTTCTGTTCCTCAGACACTTTCTACTTTCAGATCCAGCATGTGCCCCTTGCAGCCGCGTCTCGAACAGATCTGGACTAGTCCTCCACCTCGAACGAGCATCGGCACCATGGGCGCACTACAGTCCGGGCATTTCATCGTCGTAGCCAGTTCAGCATGACAGTGAGGACAGAAGAAATTGACGACCGTGTCTACGGGAACATCGTGCTCTGATTCGATGTTATAGCTCCCGTATAGGGAGGAGAGTCGAAGCCACCCGTGCTGGAGGCCGAAAGCGGTGGTCAGATGGATGCACGGCTGGCCATCAATGAGATGATCCGGATTCATCAGGCTGTGGTTGCATCTCGGACAGCTGACCTCGACCGGAAAAATTCTTTGATCTCCCTTCACTTCCCTCCTGTCGAATCCTGTGCGTGCCTGTTTGAGCATCCCCCTAACCTTTCCGGTGTCCACTTTCGAGAAATAATGACCATCAACTACGACGATCGGCCCGAGGGCGCAGGCTCCCAAGCAGTTCACTGTTTCCAGGGCGAACTCTTTATCGGCCGTCGTGTTGCCGGCCGCGACGCCAAGCTGACGCTCGAACTCACTAGCGATGATCGGAGCCTGGCGGACATGGCAGGCGGTTCCCATACAGACGCAAACCAGATGCTTTCCCCGAGGCTTCAAACTGAATGATCTGTAGAAAGTCACGACTCCGTAAATATCGATCAGGGGGCGCTCCATCTTCTCCGCCACGATCTTCAACGCCTCCTGAGGAAGGTACCCATATTTTGCCTGGATCTCTTCCAGGATAGAGATAAGTCCACCCCAGCCGCTATAATATTTGTCTACAATCTTTTCGATTATTTCTGGAATCATAATATTTAAAGTCCT
The genomic region above belongs to Acidobacteriota bacterium and contains:
- a CDS encoding FMN-binding glutamate synthase family protein, whose translation is MSLSRINSSAATLTKNRTEESITPISGMCVTCVDGCIGMCEIGKSAYRGHEVIYPQPFGVITTAAEKVYPVDYSHFNIMGTAVGAYGVAPDPDRAVFPAVNLEVHFGHDNGVKFRLPWIIPGIGSTNIAKNNWEGLAIGSALSGTGLTIGENVVGMDPQATIKNGRVVDTVDLKRRVKLYTDFMRDGYGAIIVQANVEDTRLGVQEYAIEKLGVQIVELKWGQGAKDIGGEVKINDLKKAQILYERGYIVLPDPTDPHVIEAFQRGAFKEFERHSRIGMVTEESFAKRVEELRKAGAKHVFLKTGAYRPADMARAIAFSSRYKIDLLTVDGAGGGTGMSPWRMMNEWGVPPVELHTLTYQYAKQIADKGGYVPAIAFAGGFTFEDQIFKAIALGAPYAKLVGMARAPIAAAMVGKTIGIAINNNQLPVYIERFGNTKDEIFVTANHLRLELGNEEFEKIPAGALGLYTYYERLAQGLRQLMCGSRKFAMKYITRDDIAALTPEAARISGIPYVMDSDRKEVDQILRMKNGKRAALKSGALKAVKKDVPKRRR
- a CDS encoding 2Fe-2S iron-sulfur cluster-binding protein, which codes for MIKLTINGLPVTVEEGTTVLEAAKFLGFPIPTLCYMDGLTPYGACRLCVVEIGEGPRARMVSSCTYPVEEGLKVRTASSRVLKARKMVLELLLASCPQSKIIQDLASAHEVRQQRFRQEHEDCILCGLCIRMCREQMMAGAIGFRGRGEQRSLGTPFDAKSEVCRLCGGCMYVCPACQLRCTFTDPERAICGGCANLSPPCVNKPQFDDMMCYMAPCVACEIKKD
- the nuoF gene encoding NADH-quinone oxidoreductase subunit NuoF — its product is MLRLNTINDLKELQNRIVSSKASTIPTIIINAGTCGQASGANDIIRVAKKELLAKGLTEIVHLRITGCHGFCEMEPSVLVEPGRIFYPKVDMKNMVRIIEAVVRGDVLEDLLYVDLKTGKKIEKQDDMPFFKKQVRTIIARNEKLDPIRILNYIENGGYLAFAKVVEKKNPEWVIEEVKASGLRGRGGAGFPTGLKWEMLAKQANGHGRYLICNADEGDPGAYMDRSVLEGNPHSIMEGMMIGAYATGASEGVVYVRNEYPLAIKHLTIALRQAHELGLLGENILGTGFSFDIKMVRGAGAFVCGEETALIRSVEGKLGEPRQRPPYPVQRGLNGRPTVINNVETWANIPIIIQMGAKEFAKVGTKENSGTKIFSLVGKIKNTGLVEVPMGITIGEIIDDIGGGPVGRRKIKAVQTGGPSGGCIPSNRFDLPIDYDSLTEAGSIMGSGGMIVMDENTCMVDVARYFMNFLKDESCGKCFTCRKGTQRMWEILDDITAGKGTVEQLELLEELANVVKDTTMCGLGQTAPNPVLSTIRYFRDEYEEHIKNHRCPAGVCKELITYFINENCNGCMVCLRACPEGAITGDKQKLHIIDVAKCIKCGACFSVCKFDAVETG
- a CDS encoding NAD(P)H-dependent oxidoreductase subunit E codes for the protein MIPEIIEKIVDKYYSGWGGLISILEEIQAKYGYLPQEALKIVAEKMERPLIDIYGVVTFYRSFSLKPRGKHLVCVCMGTACHVRQAPIIASEFERQLGVAAGNTTADKEFALETVNCLGACALGPIVVVDGHYFSKVDTGKVRGMLKQARTGFDRREVKGDQRIFPVEVSCPRCNHSLMNPDHLIDGQPCIHLTTAFGLQHGWLRLSSLYGSYNIESEHDVPVDTVVNFFCPHCHAELATTMKCPDCSAPMVPMLVRGGGLVQICSRRGCKGHMLDLKVESV